One genomic window of Nisaea sp. includes the following:
- a CDS encoding glucosaminidase domain-containing protein, with the protein MPSFHMAAFVGGIILLASQVPGLIDSTQPAPASFSVEKPPAESVVVPANAPLDVAKADDFEVVLQETGFDLNDIRRGSDLVPAVYLASLPEDLGSLDQVKRKKQLFFSAVLPLVLRANEKVARERVKLIRFRDRALDGAQLRPVEREWLLELADSYGVDAEGAEIGPGLFAKLLLKVDEIPVSLALAQAAVESGWGASRFARNGNALFGQRAWTEKAGIAPKERASGEKHVVRKYDSLLGSVASYIHNLNSHPSYRDLRLRRASLRATGRALDGNVLAGGLLSYAEIGQEYVDMLRLVIAKNRLGDFEGAILERPLVTVSG; encoded by the coding sequence ATGCCGTCATTTCACATGGCCGCTTTTGTCGGCGGTATCATTCTGCTGGCAAGTCAGGTCCCCGGACTAATCGACAGCACCCAGCCGGCCCCTGCCAGCTTTTCTGTAGAGAAGCCGCCTGCCGAGAGCGTGGTTGTTCCTGCCAACGCCCCTCTGGACGTTGCGAAAGCGGATGACTTCGAGGTGGTTTTGCAGGAGACCGGGTTCGATTTGAACGATATCCGGCGGGGCTCCGATCTGGTGCCTGCGGTTTATCTCGCCAGTTTGCCGGAAGATCTCGGCAGTCTTGACCAGGTCAAGCGCAAGAAGCAGCTCTTCTTCTCCGCCGTCTTGCCGCTCGTCCTGCGCGCCAATGAAAAAGTAGCGCGTGAGCGCGTGAAGCTGATTCGGTTCCGGGACCGTGCCCTTGATGGCGCGCAGCTACGGCCGGTTGAGCGGGAGTGGCTGCTGGAGCTTGCCGACAGCTATGGGGTTGATGCAGAGGGTGCTGAAATTGGCCCCGGCCTGTTTGCCAAACTTCTGCTCAAAGTCGACGAAATCCCGGTTTCGCTCGCTCTGGCGCAGGCGGCTGTGGAAAGCGGCTGGGGAGCCTCCCGCTTTGCCCGCAATGGCAACGCATTGTTCGGGCAACGGGCATGGACAGAGAAGGCAGGCATCGCTCCGAAGGAGCGCGCCAGTGGTGAAAAGCACGTCGTGCGCAAGTATGACAGCCTGCTGGGTTCCGTTGCGTCCTATATCCACAACCTGAACAGCCATCCGAGCTATCGAGATCTCCGGTTGCGCCGCGCCTCGCTGCGGGCAACGGGACGGGCGCTCGACGGCAATGTGCTTGCCGGCGGACTGCTGTCCTATGCGGAAATCGGCCAGGAATATGTGGATATGCTGCGTCTTGTGATCGCCAAGAACAGGCTGGGCGATTTCGAGGGAGCAATCCTGGAACGCCCCCTCGTAACCGTATCCGGCTAA